From Psychrobacillus sp. FSL K6-2836, a single genomic window includes:
- a CDS encoding CdaR family transcriptional regulator, translating to MHMLTKTMANEIVKETSKRLNRNVNIMNMEGKIIATQDKSRIGSIHKGAMEVLKNKKTLTIHMNEKENWDGAQPGINLPIVFLEQVIGVIGITGDPNEMGSIGEMVKMTTELMIRQEFMDSQMEWKQRTKETIIEQLLNRHTSVNGSIDQSLSLLGLNLTAPFTTIIIQITERSVPNRTLIQDIEEIIGVKNGIVSFMNVNRIFITIFGIEEKEIQSNIESINHLFKSLNVISRMAYSLPFSTLDKFNQSYKECELTLKISDLESDIVSFAQIEAKSLIYQVDDFVAKRFSQRVLKNFNADKANTLEAFFVNNLNIQKTADDLYLHRNTLIYRLNKILDETGYDARNFNDSLILQVALWIFQKGET from the coding sequence ATGCATATGCTAACCAAAACAATGGCCAATGAAATTGTGAAAGAGACTTCTAAAAGGTTAAATCGCAACGTTAATATCATGAACATGGAAGGTAAGATCATTGCAACGCAAGATAAATCTAGAATAGGCTCTATTCATAAAGGAGCAATGGAAGTTCTAAAAAACAAAAAAACACTTACTATTCACATGAATGAAAAAGAAAATTGGGATGGTGCCCAACCTGGTATTAATCTGCCAATTGTCTTCCTGGAGCAAGTCATAGGTGTTATCGGTATAACTGGGGATCCTAATGAGATGGGTAGTATTGGAGAAATGGTTAAAATGACTACTGAACTGATGATTAGACAAGAATTTATGGACTCGCAAATGGAATGGAAACAACGAACTAAAGAAACTATTATTGAACAACTGCTGAACAGACATACTTCGGTTAATGGAAGTATAGATCAAAGTCTTAGTTTACTAGGTTTGAATCTTACGGCACCCTTCACGACAATTATTATTCAGATAACAGAAAGGTCTGTGCCAAACCGAACATTAATTCAAGACATAGAAGAAATAATTGGCGTCAAAAACGGAATTGTTAGTTTTATGAATGTTAACCGGATTTTCATAACTATTTTTGGCATAGAAGAAAAAGAAATTCAATCTAATATAGAATCTATTAATCACCTATTTAAATCATTAAATGTAATTTCAAGAATGGCATATAGTCTTCCTTTTAGTACGCTAGATAAATTCAACCAATCTTATAAAGAATGCGAGTTGACTTTAAAAATTAGCGATTTAGAGAGTGACATCGTTTCATTTGCCCAAATTGAAGCAAAATCATTAATCTATCAGGTTGATGATTTTGTGGCAAAACGTTTTTCTCAGAGAGTATTAAAAAATTTCAATGCAGACAAAGCAAATACACTAGAGGCTTTTTTTGTTAACAACCTAAATATCCAAAAAACAGCAGATGATTTGTACCTCCACAGGAATACGTTAATTTATCGTTTGAATAAGATTTTAGATGAGACGGGGTATGATGCTAGGAATTTCAATGATTCCTTAATTTTACAGGTAGCTTTATGGATATTCCAAAAAGGAGAAACTTGA
- a CDS encoding general stress protein gives MADKKFVGSFLTEQEVLDKIRELKLEGYVEDDIYVVTNNKESLSIVRGQTDVELESVGDNWLDKFKAFLTGDEPVRAAFSQMGFTDEDSHRYYNEVKSGGILLYVDKNYGTIYDEYAKNQSDSSYEGTEMGYTGESIRAGDVENRLNQYPLSDRGEH, from the coding sequence ATGGCAGATAAAAAATTTGTGGGATCTTTTCTAACAGAACAGGAAGTACTAGACAAAATTAGAGAACTAAAACTGGAAGGTTACGTTGAAGACGATATTTATGTCGTAACAAATAACAAGGAATCGCTTTCGATCGTTCGCGGACAAACAGATGTGGAGCTAGAATCGGTTGGAGACAACTGGTTAGACAAATTTAAGGCGTTCCTAACAGGGGATGAGCCTGTCCGTGCTGCTTTTAGCCAAATGGGATTTACAGATGAGGATTCGCATCGCTATTATAATGAAGTGAAAAGCGGAGGCATTCTCCTATATGTGGATAAAAATTACGGCACAATTTACGATGAATATGCGAAAAACCAGTCTGATTCTTCTTATGAGGGAACAGAGATGGGGTATACTGGAGAATCAATCCGTGCAGGAGATGTGGAAAATCGATTAAATCAATATCCATTAAGTGACCGTGGTGAGCATTGA
- a CDS encoding glucose-6-phosphate isomerase — translation MRMNINVNFSGDFSKLVTPEVTNRLEAIHQGIHTKSAAGAEFLGWVDWPSNMSTEFLQEIQKTAEQVRSNSDVLVVIGIGGSYLGSKAVIEALSTPFETKGDLEVIFAGHMVSGEYLKQLMSYLDGKEVSLNVISKSGKTTEPALAFRFLQQYMEKRYGDQAASRILVTTDEEKGALLSLAIEKGYKRYVVPNDIGGRYSVFTAVGLLPIAAAGYDIGKLIGGATKAEHEFSAVDTRTNSAIQYAIIRKHLYDAGYPVEIMATFDEKLRYIQEWWKQLFGESEGKDGKGIFPASVVYSTDLHSLGQYIQDGKRMLFETFLTVENAHEDLTVFEAENDGDELNYLSGLSLHEFNHACHEATASAHLDGGVPQVSLTIEQIDEEHIGYLLYFYMISCAYSAYLLDINPFDQPGVEDYKNNIFKILKKPGY, via the coding sequence ATGCGTATGAATATTAATGTGAATTTTTCAGGGGACTTTTCAAAACTTGTAACACCAGAAGTAACGAATAGATTAGAGGCAATTCATCAGGGGATTCATACTAAATCAGCAGCTGGGGCAGAGTTTTTAGGCTGGGTTGATTGGCCAAGCAATATGAGCACTGAATTTCTACAAGAAATCCAAAAAACAGCCGAACAAGTTCGCTCTAATTCGGATGTACTAGTCGTTATTGGAATCGGTGGATCATACTTAGGATCCAAAGCAGTTATCGAGGCACTATCGACCCCATTTGAAACAAAAGGCGACCTGGAAGTAATTTTTGCTGGTCATATGGTTAGTGGAGAATACTTAAAGCAACTGATGTCCTACTTAGATGGAAAAGAAGTATCACTAAATGTCATTTCCAAGTCTGGTAAAACGACCGAGCCGGCCTTGGCGTTCCGATTTTTACAGCAATACATGGAAAAACGCTATGGGGATCAGGCAGCATCTCGTATTTTAGTAACAACGGATGAAGAAAAAGGTGCACTTCTATCACTTGCGATCGAAAAAGGATATAAGCGTTATGTCGTGCCAAATGACATAGGGGGAAGATATTCCGTATTTACTGCTGTTGGTTTACTTCCTATCGCGGCTGCAGGATATGACATCGGAAAATTAATTGGTGGTGCCACAAAAGCGGAACATGAATTCAGCGCAGTAGATACAAGAACCAATAGCGCTATTCAGTATGCTATTATCCGGAAGCATTTGTATGATGCAGGATACCCGGTTGAGATTATGGCTACTTTTGATGAAAAACTACGCTATATCCAAGAATGGTGGAAGCAATTGTTCGGTGAAAGTGAAGGCAAAGATGGTAAAGGGATTTTCCCAGCATCTGTTGTCTATTCGACGGACTTGCATTCATTAGGACAATACATTCAAGATGGAAAACGCATGTTATTCGAAACTTTTTTAACTGTCGAAAATGCGCATGAAGATCTAACAGTTTTTGAAGCTGAGAACGATGGCGACGAATTGAACTATTTAAGCGGGTTATCACTTCATGAATTCAACCATGCCTGCCATGAAGCAACTGCTAGCGCTCACTTGGATGGCGGTGTACCACAGGTTTCCTTGACCATCGAGCAAATTGACGAGGAGCATATCGGATACTTGTTGTACTTCTACATGATTTCATGTGCATATAGCGCATACTTATTAGATATTAATCCATTTGACCAACCCGGTGTAGAAGATTACAAGAATAATATATTCAAGATTCTCAAAAAACCTGGTTATTAA
- a CDS encoding response regulator transcription factor, protein MYRIMIIEDDEKIRRIVADTLKKWQYDVIEVTQFDQVLTEFERNSPHLVLLDINLPVFDGYYWCQQLRSVSKVPIIFLSSRNQNMDIIMAINMGGDDFIQKPFDLDILVMKISALLRRKYTYQDEENSSFTHRDLKLHVTNSTIEYKGQSAELSRNEFILLQLMMRNIGKIISRDDLMQALWTEEQFVDDNTLTVNVNRMRRKIASLGLEEFIVTRKGMGYLIE, encoded by the coding sequence ATGTACAGAATAATGATCATTGAGGACGATGAAAAAATTAGACGAATTGTCGCTGATACATTAAAAAAATGGCAGTATGATGTCATAGAAGTGACCCAATTTGACCAGGTTTTAACGGAATTTGAGCGCAACAGTCCACACCTCGTTCTTTTAGATATCAATCTTCCGGTTTTTGATGGATACTACTGGTGCCAACAATTACGCTCGGTTTCCAAGGTTCCGATTATATTCCTTTCATCCAGAAATCAGAATATGGATATTATAATGGCGATTAATATGGGTGGGGATGATTTTATCCAGAAGCCATTTGATTTGGATATACTGGTCATGAAAATCAGTGCGCTCCTCCGCCGGAAATATACTTATCAAGATGAGGAGAACAGCAGCTTCACCCATCGAGACTTGAAATTACATGTGACCAATTCAACAATTGAATATAAAGGGCAAAGCGCAGAGTTAAGCCGGAATGAATTCATCCTTCTACAATTAATGATGCGAAATATTGGAAAAATTATTTCGCGCGATGACTTAATGCAAGCATTATGGACCGAGGAACAATTTGTAGACGATAACACTCTAACTGTGAATGTGAACCGAATGCGCAGGAAAATCGCTTCACTTGGTCTGGAGGAGTTCATTGTCACACGAAAAGGAATGGGGTATTTGATTGAATGA
- a CDS encoding sensor histidine kinase translates to MTFLRYLTYEKPFIYLYLTGFLISATVFFTDSNDGWAWGTFFYAFALSSIVLLGFLIFRYQQNVRLIRKMKSEDYESLSLEGEFAKIHIEELVKQHIREINRIQDMQKDHYDFIVSWFHEIKTPIAVLRLLQQTDMDESSLREEITKIENYVDQALYYAKLDSFNQDYEIQNCDLIQISKEVVKMHSKTFISKKIRIDFQAETLVVQSDSKWLLFIVNQLLTNSLKYTEHGGKITISAFETPQEKQLLIQDSGIGISQKDLPRIFNRGFTGETGRTHAMSTGMGLYLAQSLSNKLGHYISCMSEVGVYTQFIIHFPKDDDPYLIRQKTHEE, encoded by the coding sequence ATGACCTTCCTACGCTATCTAACCTATGAAAAGCCATTTATTTATCTGTACCTAACTGGTTTCTTAATCTCTGCCACGGTTTTTTTTACTGATAGCAATGACGGATGGGCATGGGGTACATTCTTCTATGCCTTTGCCCTCTCTTCAATTGTGTTGCTCGGATTTCTAATATTTCGCTACCAGCAAAATGTGCGTTTGATCCGAAAAATGAAAAGTGAGGATTATGAGAGTTTGTCACTTGAAGGAGAGTTCGCTAAAATACACATCGAAGAGTTGGTCAAGCAGCATATCCGTGAAATCAACCGAATTCAAGACATGCAGAAGGACCATTATGATTTTATCGTCTCCTGGTTCCATGAAATTAAAACACCTATCGCTGTTCTTCGCTTACTGCAGCAAACCGATATGGACGAGAGTAGTTTAAGGGAAGAAATCACGAAGATTGAGAATTACGTCGACCAAGCTCTCTATTACGCAAAGCTCGATAGCTTTAACCAGGATTACGAAATTCAAAACTGTGACTTGATCCAAATTTCGAAAGAAGTCGTTAAGATGCACTCGAAAACCTTTATTTCCAAAAAAATCCGCATTGACTTCCAGGCAGAAACACTTGTCGTTCAAAGTGATTCGAAATGGTTGCTGTTTATCGTTAATCAGTTATTGACGAATAGCTTGAAATATACAGAACATGGTGGGAAAATTACCATTTCTGCATTCGAAACCCCGCAAGAAAAGCAGCTGCTAATTCAAGACAGCGGAATTGGCATCAGCCAAAAAGATCTTCCGCGAATTTTTAATCGTGGGTTTACTGGTGAAACCGGTCGCACTCATGCAATGTCAACAGGAATGGGTTTATATTTGGCGCAAAGCTTATCAAACAAACTTGGTCATTATATTAGCTGTATGTCTGAAGTCGGCGTATATACCCAATTCATCATTCATTTTCCAAAGGATGATGATCCGTATCTAATACGCCAAAAAACACACGAAGAGTAG
- a CDS encoding ABC transporter permease, translated as MNIIDLSWRNMKRNFRLYTIYFISMLVGVVIYFTFSGLMFNKDVVAAIQNKENYETSIFIASIIVFLFIVFFILYANSFFMKQRKKEFGMYLLYGMKERQIVTMVFFETLFLSAISVASGILIGGLLSKFFGRVLMNLMRYNDDISFAFPLEAIISTILLFALLIGIITIQSYFSVRRVQLVELFHAKEKMDKPLIFSMPLAILSILLIVASYYTITLAGDTDIWKDYFKETLIATTLALIVGTYLFFRQFSGWILQKMSQSKNYLNGNKVLWISSLRFSIRGNTVNFTFNSLISAVVIFSVGFIAVDYAVKGDVVKKEFPNHIAFSVQEEETQKQIEQIMNDSHPIIGHETITGIQTEKIQNRKTFFSHPEYYTEEFYLFPESQLNAIVDLRKVGDKVDLDGEEAIVLTRGLDEPTKYKSSKPEITVLENNTFSVVEKIRYPLLSIPTSPGGDSDLQPSVLVISDEFFEYLKEDHTLSLYEIYEIEDSKTSNDVSREIYDIVMQTEGAYYSAFIDIYSMDTESSSLVLFSVAFFAVIALFALSSVIYFKQLREATEEREHYAILRKMGIGDKEMKKIIRKQLLFVFLPPLIIGLVHSWFLLYYTVILVIKDLPSLTTIIFSVMGLYVLTYLIFYVSSTSIYYKIINEKNTR; from the coding sequence ATGAACATAATAGATTTATCATGGAGAAATATGAAACGGAACTTCCGTTTGTATACTATCTATTTTATTTCCATGCTTGTTGGAGTTGTTATTTATTTTACCTTTTCCGGTTTAATGTTTAACAAGGATGTAGTTGCAGCCATTCAAAATAAAGAAAACTACGAAACGAGTATTTTCATTGCTTCGATTATCGTCTTTTTGTTTATAGTGTTTTTTATTTTGTATGCTAACTCTTTTTTTATGAAGCAGCGGAAAAAAGAATTTGGTATGTATTTACTTTACGGGATGAAAGAAAGACAAATTGTCACAATGGTCTTTTTTGAAACGTTATTCTTAAGCGCGATTTCAGTGGCCAGCGGAATATTAATCGGTGGATTACTATCGAAATTTTTCGGTAGGGTATTAATGAACTTAATGCGCTACAATGACGACATTTCCTTTGCTTTTCCATTGGAAGCCATCATCTCCACTATTCTGTTATTCGCTTTATTAATCGGCATTATTACTATTCAAAGTTATTTTAGCGTCCGTCGTGTGCAGTTAGTTGAATTGTTTCATGCAAAAGAAAAAATGGACAAACCGCTTATATTTTCTATGCCTTTGGCGATATTGTCCATCCTATTGATTGTAGCTTCCTACTACACGATTACCTTAGCGGGAGATACAGATATATGGAAAGATTATTTTAAAGAAACATTAATTGCTACAACATTAGCATTGATTGTAGGGACGTATTTATTTTTCCGTCAGTTTTCTGGTTGGATTTTACAGAAAATGAGTCAGAGTAAAAATTACTTAAATGGTAACAAGGTGCTATGGATTTCCTCCCTTCGTTTTTCTATTCGAGGAAATACAGTAAACTTTACGTTTAATTCGCTAATTAGTGCGGTTGTCATCTTTTCGGTTGGATTTATCGCCGTAGATTATGCAGTGAAAGGTGACGTTGTAAAAAAAGAGTTTCCAAACCATATTGCCTTTTCGGTGCAAGAAGAAGAAACACAAAAACAAATTGAACAAATTATGAATGACTCACATCCAATTATAGGACATGAAACAATTACGGGAATTCAAACAGAAAAAATCCAAAATAGAAAAACGTTCTTTAGTCATCCCGAATATTACACAGAGGAATTTTACCTTTTCCCAGAGTCCCAATTAAACGCAATTGTTGATTTGCGTAAAGTTGGTGACAAAGTAGATTTGGATGGTGAAGAAGCAATTGTTTTAACAAGAGGATTAGATGAACCAACAAAATATAAAAGTTCTAAACCTGAAATTACTGTTCTAGAGAACAATACATTTAGTGTAGTCGAAAAAATACGATACCCGTTGTTAAGTATTCCAACGAGTCCTGGTGGAGATTCCGATCTTCAACCTTCTGTACTCGTTATTTCAGACGAATTTTTTGAGTATTTAAAAGAAGATCATACCCTTTCTTTGTATGAAATTTATGAAATTGAAGATTCGAAAACATCCAATGATGTATCACGAGAAATATACGATATCGTTATGCAAACAGAAGGAGCATATTATTCAGCTTTTATAGATATATATTCCATGGATACAGAATCATCATCTTTAGTATTGTTCTCGGTTGCGTTTTTTGCAGTAATTGCATTGTTTGCTTTAAGCAGTGTCATTTACTTTAAACAGCTACGCGAAGCTACAGAAGAGCGAGAGCACTACGCAATCTTACGGAAAATGGGTATTGGCGATAAAGAAATGAAAAAGATTATTCGGAAGCAATTACTTTTCGTATTTTTACCACCACTAATTATTGGATTGGTTCACAGTTGGTTTCTTTTATACTACACAGTCATCCTAGTAATAAAAGATTTACCGTCCTTAACGACGATTATTTTTTCTGTCATGGGATTGTATGTGTTAACTTATCTAATTTTTTATGTATCATCAACATCTATTTATTACAAAATTATCAACGAAAAAAACACACGATGA
- a CDS encoding ABC transporter ATP-binding protein, producing MTKIIQTKNLSKAYGKTQVLKNIDMTIEEGEFTAIMGPSGSGKTTLMNTLSTIDTFNGGDVWIEGKSLLDIKKNALREFRQKRMGFIFQDYNLLDTLTVKENILLPLALQKTPIVEMEQRLAKLIEALNIESILHQYPSEISGGQKQRTAAARAIITNPAIVFADEPTGALDSRSATQLLEQVQLLNQTYKTTVLMITHDSYAASYCRRVIFLRDGKIVNELFKGEQTEKEFFDRILTIQSAIGGDQR from the coding sequence ATGACAAAAATTATACAAACAAAGAACTTATCGAAAGCTTACGGAAAAACACAAGTCTTAAAAAATATTGACATGACGATTGAAGAAGGTGAATTCACTGCAATTATGGGACCTTCTGGTTCTGGGAAAACGACATTAATGAACACCCTCTCGACTATTGATACTTTTAATGGCGGGGATGTTTGGATAGAGGGAAAATCGCTGTTAGATATAAAAAAGAATGCTTTACGAGAATTCCGTCAAAAAAGGATGGGGTTTATTTTTCAGGATTATAACTTACTGGATACCCTAACAGTGAAGGAAAATATTCTGCTACCGCTTGCGTTACAAAAAACACCCATAGTGGAAATGGAACAACGATTAGCAAAGCTGATTGAAGCATTAAATATTGAATCGATTTTACATCAATATCCGTCTGAAATTTCAGGTGGCCAAAAGCAGCGTACGGCCGCAGCTCGGGCAATTATTACAAATCCAGCCATTGTGTTTGCCGATGAACCAACAGGTGCACTTGATTCAAGGTCAGCTACCCAGTTGTTAGAACAAGTTCAATTACTCAATCAAACGTATAAAACAACGGTTCTGATGATTACACATGATTCATATGCCGCGAGCTACTGCAGGCGCGTGATTTTTCTCCGTGACGGAAAAATCGTCAACGAACTGTTTAAAGGAGAGCAAACGGAAAAAGAATTTTTCGATCGCATCTTAACGATTCAAAGTGCTATTGGCGGTGATCAGAGATGA